One genomic window of Arachis hypogaea cultivar Tifrunner chromosome 8, arahy.Tifrunner.gnm2.J5K5, whole genome shotgun sequence includes the following:
- the LOC112707888 gene encoding ethylene-responsive transcription factor SHINE 2, whose product MVQAKKFRGVRQRQWGSWVSEIRHPLLKRRVWLGTFETAEAAARAYDQAAILMNGQNAKTNFPSTKNNQQSHHHNNNATTTTTTTSSSSSCNDDSSFLSPKALSELLSAKLKKCCGKDPSSPSLTCLRLDADNSHIGVWQKGPGRHSDSSWVMRVELGSKNHNHQQKQHEGNKVIFPSSPSNNNITNNNNNNNNVVVIGENDDENRIEEENRVAMQMIEELLNWNNYPFGSSSSNNNNNNSQQQQEDQKRNLPCHSS is encoded by the exons ATGGTACAGGCAAAGAAGTTCAGAGGAGTGAGGCAGCGCCAGTGGGGCTCCTGGGTGTCAGAGATTCGCCACCCTCTCct gaaGAGGAGGGTGTGGCTGGGAACGTTTGAGACAGCAGAAGCAGCAGCAAGGGCTTATGATCAAGCAGCGATTTTGATGAATGGCCAAAATGCAAAGACCAATTTCCCTTCAACAAAGAACAACCAACAATCTCATCATCATAATAAcaatgcaacaacaacaacaacaacaacttcttcttcttcttcttgcaatGATGATTCTTCTTTCTTGTCTCCCAAGGCACTCTCAGAGCTTCTCAGTGCAAAGCTCAAGAAGTGCTGCGGCAAGGACCCTTCTTCTCCTTCCCTCACTTGTCTCCGCCTCGACGCCGACAACTCCCACATCGGCGTCTGGCAAAAGGGCCCCGGAAGACACTCCGATTCCAGTTGGGTCATGAGGGTTGAGCTTGGCAGCAAGAACCACAACCACCAGCAAAAACAACACGAGGGTAATAAGGTCATTTTCCCATcttcaccaagtaataataacatcactaacaacaacaataataataataatgttgttgTTATTggagagaatgatgatgaaaataGAATTGAAGAAGAGAACAGGGTTGCCATGCAGATGATTGAAGAGCTTCTTAATTGGAACAACTATCCATTTGGTAGTTCTTcaagtaacaataataataataattctcagcaGCAACAAGAAGATCAGAAAAGGAACCTTCCATGTCACAGttcttga